The Acidiferrobacterales bacterium genome has a segment encoding these proteins:
- the pyrF gene encoding orotidine-5'-phosphate decarboxylase gives MAEIPTRDRLIVALDLPTGTQALELADRIEGHVNFFKVGLELFSSGTGVDLIESLIGRGHKVFADFKLFDVPATVFRAVRNLNGLGITFVTVHGDEQIMEAAVEASDGISILAVTVLTSMDQDSLAGMGVSMSLEDLVRTRAKNAERLGCGGVVASPREAAVIRQQADARLRIVTPGIRREGGSFNDQKRVMTVKGALDAGADYVVVGRPIRDASDPARAAAQFQNEIADALAES, from the coding sequence ATGGCCGAAATTCCAACCCGCGACCGCCTGATCGTCGCCTTGGATTTACCGACAGGCACCCAGGCGTTGGAACTGGCTGACAGAATCGAGGGTCACGTCAATTTCTTCAAGGTCGGCCTGGAGCTGTTCTCAAGTGGTACCGGCGTCGATCTGATCGAGTCCCTGATCGGGCGCGGCCACAAGGTATTTGCAGACTTCAAGCTGTTTGACGTACCCGCAACAGTCTTTCGGGCTGTTCGCAATCTCAACGGACTGGGGATCACATTTGTCACTGTGCACGGCGATGAGCAGATCATGGAAGCCGCAGTCGAGGCATCTGACGGGATTTCAATATTGGCAGTCACTGTCCTGACGAGCATGGATCAGGACAGTCTGGCAGGCATGGGCGTCAGTATGAGCCTTGAGGATCTCGTCAGGACACGGGCGAAAAATGCCGAGAGGCTGGGTTGTGGCGGTGTGGTCGCTTCCCCTCGCGAGGCGGCGGTCATCCGTCAGCAGGCAGACGCCAGATTGAGAATTGTAACGCCGGGCATCCGTCGCGAGGGTGGCAGCTTCAATGATCAGAAACGCGTGATGACGGTCAAGGGTGCGCTTGACGCCGGTGCCGACTACGTGGTCGTCGGCCGACCAATTCGCGATGCATCCGATCCTGCCCGGGCTGCGGCACAATTCCAGAATGAAATCGCGGATGCGTTGGCTGAAAGCTGA
- a CDS encoding FAD-dependent oxidoreductase, protein MKDHFQFLDLPRQSPPKDPAQYRIHHWNEIYQPYDSAVVAGQSARCISCGNPYCQWKCPVHNYIPEWLGMIAEDRLLEAAELSHQTNSLPEICGRICPQDRLCEGACTMNDGFGAITIGAVEKYITDEAFSQGWKPDISNVEPNGKTVAIVGSGPAGLGCADVLVRNGFSATVYDRYPEIGGLLTFGIPPFKLEKRIVLKRRQIMEEMGVKFVLNTEIGTDIDFQELLDRYDAVFLGMGTYTYMKGGFPGENLNGVHEALPYLVGNNFEVERWDPGSWLPINLNDQDVVVLGGGDTAMDCVRTAIRQGAGKVTCVYRRDEQNMPGSRREVWHAREEGVQFLWNRQPLEIIGNGQAEQVRVIETRLGEPDERGRRQPEPVPGSEQLIDCDRVIIAFGFRPSPSDWMAEHDIRIDSFLRVQASHDSEYPFQTSNPKVFSGGDMVRGADLVVTAVFEGREAARGIMSYINAD, encoded by the coding sequence GTGAAAGATCATTTTCAGTTTCTGGACCTGCCAAGACAGAGTCCGCCAAAGGATCCCGCACAATATCGTATCCATCATTGGAACGAAATTTACCAGCCATACGATTCGGCTGTCGTAGCCGGTCAGTCGGCCCGATGCATCTCCTGTGGCAACCCCTATTGCCAGTGGAAATGCCCGGTTCACAATTACATTCCGGAATGGCTGGGCATGATCGCTGAAGACCGATTGCTTGAGGCGGCGGAACTGTCACACCAGACCAATTCCTTGCCGGAAATCTGCGGTCGAATCTGCCCTCAGGATCGCCTGTGTGAAGGTGCCTGCACAATGAACGACGGATTCGGTGCGATAACCATCGGCGCAGTGGAGAAGTACATCACGGACGAAGCGTTCAGCCAGGGATGGAAACCCGATATCTCCAACGTCGAACCCAATGGCAAGACGGTCGCTATTGTGGGCAGCGGCCCCGCTGGACTCGGTTGTGCCGATGTGCTGGTCCGCAACGGATTCAGCGCAACTGTCTACGATCGCTACCCGGAAATTGGCGGATTGCTCACGTTCGGAATACCACCTTTCAAGCTGGAAAAGAGAATTGTGCTCAAACGCCGCCAGATCATGGAGGAAATGGGGGTGAAATTTGTGCTGAATACCGAGATTGGAACAGACATTGACTTTCAGGAACTTCTTGACCGGTACGACGCAGTCTTTCTGGGCATGGGAACCTATACCTACATGAAAGGCGGATTTCCAGGGGAGAACCTGAACGGTGTACATGAGGCGCTGCCCTATCTGGTCGGCAACAATTTTGAGGTTGAGCGCTGGGACCCCGGTTCATGGCTGCCCATCAATCTGAATGACCAGGATGTCGTCGTACTGGGCGGCGGTGACACCGCAATGGACTGTGTGCGTACAGCGATTCGACAGGGAGCCGGAAAAGTGACCTGTGTCTACCGGCGCGACGAACAGAACATGCCGGGGTCCAGGCGGGAAGTCTGGCACGCTAGAGAGGAGGGTGTGCAATTTTTATGGAACCGACAGCCATTGGAGATCATCGGCAATGGTCAGGCCGAGCAGGTCAGGGTCATTGAGACCAGACTTGGCGAACCGGATGAGCGGGGTCGACGCCAGCCTGAACCCGTCCCGGGCAGTGAGCAGCTGATCGATTGCGACCGCGTCATCATTGCGTTCGGGTTTCGCCCCAGTCCCAGCGACTGGATGGCCGAACACGATATTCGGATCGATTCATTCCTGCGCGTTCAGGCCAGCCACGACAGTGAGTATCCGTTCCAGACTTCCAATCCGAAGGTGTTCTCAGGCGGCGATATGGTACGGGGTGCGGATTTGGTTGTTACCGCAGTGTTCGAGGGACGTGAAGCTGCACGCGGGATCATGAGCTACATCAACGCGGACTGA